A genomic region of Arachis stenosperma cultivar V10309 chromosome 9, arast.V10309.gnm1.PFL2, whole genome shotgun sequence contains the following coding sequences:
- the LOC130947379 gene encoding early nodule-specific protein 2-like: protein MSSMHSSLILLLMVGVVAITTTAPTLVLGNYYEPPPLENPPTYEPPPIYKPPIWPPPFHNKPPFYPPPHHEKPPPEHEPPYEKPPPEHEPPPYEKPPPEHEPPPYEEPPHEKPPPEHEPPYEKPPPEHEPPYEKPPPEHEPPYYEPPYEKPPHEKPPHHEKPPHHEKPPHHEKPPHHEKPPYEKPPHEKPPPEYQPSPPYVKPPPVYEPPNVKPPPVYEPPYVKPPPVYEPPYVKPPPVYEPPYVKPPPVNEPPYVKPPPVYEPPYVKPPPWYKPPFEKPPPLYKPPFEKPPPLYKPPFEKPPSWEKPPSYNSPPSPPPYGHYPTSKN, encoded by the coding sequence ATGTCTTCTATGCACTCATCACTAATACTTCTTCTAATGGTTGGAGTGGTGGCTATAACCACCACCGCTCCAACACTTGTGTTGGGTAATTACTACGAGCCACCACCACTTGAGAACCCACCCACCTATGAACCACCACCAATCTATAAGCCTCCAATCTGGCCTCCACCGTTCCACAATAAGCCTCCCTTTTATCCACCTCCTCATCATGAGAAGCCGCCACCAGAACACGAGCCACCCTATGAGAAGCCACCACCGGAGCATGAGCCACCTCCTTATGAGAAACCGCCACCAGAACACGAGCCACCACCTTATGAGGAACCACCTCACGAGAAGCCACCACCGGAACACGAGCCACCTTATGAGAAGCCACCACCAGAACACGAGCCACCTTATGAGAAGCCACCACCAGAACACGAGCCACCTTATTATGAGCCACCTTATGAAAAACCACCGCATGAGAAGCCACCACATCATGAGAAGCCACCACATCATGAAAAACCACCTCACCATGAGAAGCCACCCCACCATGAGAAACCACCATACGAGAAGCCACCCCACGAAAAGCCTCCACCGGAATACCAGCCATCACCACCTTATGTGAAACCACCACCTGTGTACGAACCTCCCAATGTGAAGCCTCCGCCAGTGTATGAACCTCCCTATGTGAAACCCCCGCCAGTGTATGAACCTCCCTATGTGAAGCCCCCGCCAGTGTATGAACCTCCCTATGTGAAGCCCCCGCCAGTGAATGAACCTCCCTATGTTAAACCACCGCCGGTGTATGAACCACCCTACGTGAAGCCACCACCATGGTACAAACCTCCGTTTGAGAAGCCACCGCCATTATACAAACCTCCGTTTGAGAAGCCTCCACCATTGTACAAACCCCCGTTTGAGAAGCCACCATCATGGGAGAAGCCACCCAGCTACAACAGTCCCCCATCCCCACCACCTTATGGCCACTATCCAACATCCAAAAATTGA